A region of Chloracidobacterium sp. DNA encodes the following proteins:
- a CDS encoding GTPase domain-containing protein, with protein MTFINYASREINCKIVYYGPGLGGKTTNLQYIYDSTAPQAKGKLISLATETDRTLFFDFMPLELGTVRGFKTRFHLYTVPGQVYYDASRKLILKGVDGVVFVADSQDERMDANIEALYNLEDNLQTQGYDLKEIPYVLQLNKRDLPNVTPIEELSHELCRKNEPIFEAVATNGTGVFDTLKAVAKQVLTELRNG; from the coding sequence ATGACTTTTATCAATTACGCATCAAGAGAGATCAATTGCAAGATCGTCTATTACGGGCCGGGACTCGGTGGCAAGACAACAAATCTGCAATACATCTATGATTCGACTGCGCCGCAGGCGAAGGGCAAACTTATCAGTCTGGCTACCGAAACAGATAGAACGCTATTCTTTGATTTCATGCCGCTCGAATTGGGAACGGTTCGCGGTTTCAAGACACGTTTTCATCTTTACACGGTTCCGGGCCAGGTCTATTACGATGCATCGCGAAAACTAATTCTTAAGGGTGTGGACGGCGTCGTATTTGTTGCCGATAGCCAAGACGAGCGTATGGACGCAAACATCGAGGCACTATATAACCTCGAGGATAACCTGCAAACACAGGGCTACGATCTAAAAGAGATTCCCTATGTCCTACAGCTGAACAAGCGCGATCTGCCAAATGTAACACCGATAGAAGAGCTTTCTCACGAGCTTTGCCGCAAGAACGAACCGATATTCGAAGCAGTTGCGACAAACGGTACCGGCGTTTTCGATACGCTCAAAGCCGTCGCCAAACAGGTGTTGACGGAATTAAGAAACGGGTAA
- a CDS encoding nuclear transport factor 2 family protein: MSTRNKEIIEDVNKSFEENKPETFLDHCTDDIEWTIAGDTAKKGKDAVREFMASMGECEPPKIGVNKIISEGDSAACYGDMTMRENEVETTYSYCDIYRFDGEKIAYLQTFIVKHQSA, encoded by the coding sequence ATGTCAACCAGAAATAAAGAGATCATTGAAGATGTAAATAAGTCTTTTGAGGAAAACAAGCCCGAGACGTTTCTCGATCATTGCACCGACGATATCGAATGGACAATTGCCGGCGACACTGCCAAAAAAGGCAAAGACGCGGTTCGCGAATTTATGGCTTCGATGGGCGAATGTGAACCGCCGAAAATAGGCGTTAACAAGATCATCTCCGAAGGCGACTCGGCCGCATGCTATGGCGATATGACGATGCGTGAAAATGAAGTAGAAACTACATATTCATATTGCGACATCTATCGATTTGACGGGGAAAAGATCGCTTACCTACAAACATTCATCGTCAAGCATCAATCTGCGTAG
- the typA gene encoding translational GTPase TypA, with amino-acid sequence MLTTEKIRNIAIIAHVDHGKTTLVDAMLAQSGTHRDNEAVVDRVMDSMDLERERGITIMAKNTSVRYGDYKINILDTPGHADFGGEVERVLKMVDGIVLLVDAAEGCLPQTRFVLRKALELKLPAIALVNKIDRQDSRPEEVLDEIYDLFIDLGANDQQIEFPVLYSISRDGIAKKQLADESKNLIPLFDQIIESIPAPHALRDDSLQLLVANIDYNPFVGRLAIGRIFSGAIAKNQEVAVAKRDGSIVKTRVKELFVFEGLERTTVADAGTGEIVALAGFDDIEIGETITSVENPKALPIINVDEPTIAMIFGVNTSPFSGIDGKFVTSRQIKERLDRELLGNVALRVEQTEAAEQFKVSGRGELQLAILIEMMRREGYELQVSKPEVITKRDETTNELLEPIELVVIDVPEEFIGVVTEAMGRRKGQMTKMINNGSGRVRLEFEVPSRGLIGFRGEFLTETKGTGLLNTLFLRFDKYQGEMKSRQTGSLVSDRVGETNTYALYNLQERGVLFVKPQVKVYEGMIVGENARAVDLDVNPIKEKKLSNMRTTSADEAMRLVPQREMSLERALEFIADDELIEVTPKAIRLRKRVLKANERPKK; translated from the coding sequence ATGCTGACTACAGAAAAGATACGAAACATCGCTATTATCGCTCACGTTGACCATGGCAAGACTACTCTTGTCGATGCGATGCTGGCACAATCGGGTACTCATCGCGACAACGAAGCGGTTGTTGACCGCGTCATGGACTCGATGGACCTCGAACGCGAACGCGGCATCACGATCATGGCGAAAAACACATCGGTTCGCTATGGCGACTACAAAATCAATATTTTGGACACACCGGGCCACGCCGATTTTGGCGGCGAGGTCGAGCGCGTACTGAAGATGGTGGATGGCATTGTGCTGCTGGTTGACGCCGCCGAAGGCTGCCTGCCGCAGACGCGTTTCGTTTTAAGAAAAGCGCTTGAACTAAAGCTCCCGGCGATCGCACTCGTAAATAAGATAGACCGTCAGGATTCGCGTCCAGAGGAAGTTTTGGACGAGATCTATGACCTTTTTATCGATCTCGGTGCAAACGATCAGCAGATCGAATTCCCTGTTCTTTACTCGATCTCGCGCGACGGCATCGCGAAAAAACAGCTCGCGGACGAATCAAAAAATCTGATCCCGCTATTTGATCAGATCATCGAGTCGATACCGGCACCGCATGCATTGCGTGACGATTCGCTGCAATTGCTGGTCGCGAATATCGATTACAACCCGTTTGTCGGACGCCTGGCGATCGGCCGCATTTTCTCAGGCGCCATCGCAAAGAATCAGGAAGTCGCGGTCGCAAAACGTGACGGTTCAATCGTAAAGACTCGTGTTAAAGAGCTTTTCGTTTTCGAGGGACTTGAACGAACAACCGTCGCAGACGCCGGCACGGGCGAGATCGTCGCCCTTGCGGGTTTTGACGATATCGAGATCGGTGAAACGATAACATCCGTCGAAAATCCAAAGGCTTTGCCGATCATAAACGTGGACGAACCGACGATCGCGATGATCTTTGGCGTGAACACTTCGCCGTTCTCTGGTATCGACGGCAAATTTGTCACATCACGTCAGATCAAGGAGCGGCTCGACCGCGAACTTCTCGGCAACGTCGCTTTGCGTGTCGAACAGACCGAGGCCGCTGAACAATTTAAGGTTTCGGGACGCGGCGAATTGCAGCTTGCTATTCTCATCGAAATGATGCGTCGCGAAGGCTACGAACTCCAGGTTTCAAAACCTGAGGTCATCACAAAACGAGACGAGACGACCAACGAACTGCTCGAACCGATCGAGCTTGTCGTCATCGACGTTCCCGAAGAATTCATCGGCGTCGTTACCGAAGCCATGGGCCGCCGCAAAGGACAAATGACCAAAATGATCAACAACGGCTCAGGCCGCGTCAGGTTGGAGTTTGAAGTGCCTTCGCGTGGGCTGATCGGTTTTAGAGGCGAGTTTTTGACGGAAACCAAGGGAACAGGGTTGCTTAACACGCTCTTCCTGCGATTCGACAAATATCAGGGCGAGATGAAATCGCGTCAAACAGGCTCGCTTGTTTCCGACCGCGTTGGCGAGACAAACACATACGCTCTTTATAATCTTCAAGAACGCGGCGTACTATTTGTAAAACCGCAGGTCAAAGTCTATGAAGGAATGATCGTCGGCGAAAACGCACGTGCGGTTGACCTCGACGTAAACCCGATCAAAGAGAAAAAGCTTTCCAACATGAGAACGACCAGCGCTGACGAAGCAATGCGTCTCGTCCCGCAACGTGAAATGTCGCTCGAACGCGCACTCGAGTTCATAGCCGACGACGAACTGATCGAAGTCACACCAAAAGCTATCCGCCTGCGCAAGCGTGTATTGAAAGCCAACGAGCGGCCCAAAAAATAG
- a CDS encoding IS1595 family transposase, whose translation MKAAVKPKMKRYTVKDFRNQFPTDDACLEYLKDLLYPEGITCKKCEKITKHHKVASRRSYSCQICGHHVHPTAGTIYHKSTTPLTDWFYAVFLMASTRCGISAKQLERELGVTYKTAWRMFKQIRSMLDESDADKLTGKVEVDETYIGGKHIGTNIRGRNTKTKAVVAGAVERDGGKVKTKVIPEVSAPTLLNFVCNSIETQSTVFTDEWKSYNKVKDHGYTHHRIYHGKRVYVQGENHTNTIEGFWSILKGGIKGVYRHTSRQHLQSYVNEYAFRYNRRNDETPMFLQFLGQVRKSVD comes from the coding sequence ATGAAAGCAGCAGTTAAACCCAAAATGAAGCGATATACGGTCAAAGATTTTCGTAATCAATTTCCGACCGATGATGCCTGTCTCGAATATCTCAAAGATTTGCTATATCCAGAGGGTATCACCTGTAAAAAGTGCGAGAAAATCACCAAGCACCATAAAGTAGCCTCACGCCGAAGCTATTCGTGTCAAATTTGCGGTCATCACGTTCACCCGACCGCCGGAACCATCTATCACAAATCAACAACGCCTTTGACCGATTGGTTTTATGCCGTCTTTCTTATGGCTTCAACACGGTGCGGCATATCAGCTAAACAGCTTGAACGTGAATTAGGCGTTACCTATAAAACCGCTTGGCGTATGTTTAAGCAAATTCGATCTATGCTTGACGAATCCGACGCCGACAAACTGACCGGAAAAGTTGAAGTTGACGAAACATACATAGGCGGTAAGCACATCGGCACAAATATCAGAGGTCGCAACACCAAAACCAAAGCCGTCGTTGCTGGAGCCGTAGAGCGTGACGGTGGCAAAGTCAAAACGAAAGTTATCCCAGAGGTAAGCGCTCCGACCTTACTTAATTTTGTCTGCAATTCTATCGAGACTCAATCGACCGTATTTACCGACGAATGGAAGTCCTACAACAAAGTCAAAGATCACGGCTACACCCACCACCGCATTTATCACGGTAAACGGGTTTATGTGCAAGGCGAAAATCATACAAATACCATTGAAGGCTTTTGGTCAATCCTCAAAGGTGGCATTAAAGGCGTTTACAGGCACACGAGCCGTCAGCATCTACAAAGCTATGTCAATGAATACGCGTTTCGTTACAACCGCCGAAACGACGAAACGCCTATGTTTCTTCAGTTTCTTGGTCAGGTTCGCAAATCCGTTGACTAG
- a CDS encoding dockerin type I repeat-containing protein, which produces MRTLFSSITIAACLMLAMFILSQTIVARASDTENFAAATPTCTPLNIILDGGFEAGGVPSALWIDPQTSTNFGTPLCTEATCGTGSGAAPPRSGLTWAWFGGIPLPETAKLGQNVTIPTGTASLHFWMRIGTVTSPFTDVLNIKIDNVTVQSYTEPSIAETGYTERIVDLSAFADGGLHNIQFEYIGPSNGTGSYVIDDVTLLASGAGCASPSATPTSTPTATGTPTCTPSDHIVDGTFEAGNPWTAWTVQTSTIFGTPICNTAICGTDSGTASPFAGDNWIWFGGIAAAETATVGQSVIIPSGAPATLTFRLRIGKVITPFTDTLTVNIDGTTLTTFTEPASAETSYTLRTFDVSSFADGASHAILFTYTGTTTGASNFTVDNVSLIAGGVCSTPTPSNTPTNTPTATPSAMISGTITYGNAITGPPPPFVSNVLINGVGSANVSTTTVFPNGNYSLSGFGSGSYIVTPSKTGGVNGSITSFDAGRIAQHVAGIIVLNANQLIAADVSGNGSISSFDAAQIARYTAAVAGSGSTGNWIFVPANRNYPNITGVLSGEDYVAYLMGEVSGNWANTAR; this is translated from the coding sequence ATGAGAACGCTTTTTTCTTCGATCACAATTGCAGCTTGTCTTATGTTGGCTATGTTCATATTGAGCCAGACGATTGTTGCGCGGGCTTCAGACACAGAGAATTTCGCCGCAGCGACGCCGACATGCACACCTCTGAACATTATCCTTGACGGCGGATTCGAGGCCGGCGGTGTTCCAAGTGCGCTCTGGATCGATCCACAAACCTCGACAAATTTTGGTACGCCGTTGTGTACGGAAGCAACCTGTGGAACGGGCAGCGGTGCGGCTCCTCCTAGAAGCGGATTGACTTGGGCGTGGTTCGGCGGCATTCCTTTGCCAGAAACTGCAAAACTCGGCCAGAACGTTACGATCCCAACAGGAACGGCATCACTCCATTTTTGGATGAGGATCGGAACGGTTACCTCACCGTTTACCGACGTCCTTAATATAAAGATCGATAACGTCACCGTCCAAAGTTACACTGAACCCTCGATAGCAGAGACCGGTTACACTGAACGAATTGTCGATTTGTCTGCCTTTGCGGACGGAGGTTTGCATAACATTCAATTCGAGTACATCGGCCCGTCTAACGGAACTGGCAGCTATGTCATTGATGACGTAACGCTGCTCGCCAGCGGTGCAGGCTGTGCTTCGCCAAGCGCGACACCTACAAGCACACCAACCGCTACCGGAACGCCGACATGTACTCCGTCGGATCATATTGTTGACGGCACATTTGAGGCCGGAAATCCGTGGACAGCGTGGACCGTGCAAACTTCTACGATTTTCGGCACTCCGATCTGCAACACTGCGATCTGTGGAACAGACAGCGGAACTGCCTCTCCGTTTGCCGGAGACAATTGGATATGGTTTGGCGGAATCGCGGCTGCCGAGACGGCAACCGTCGGGCAATCTGTGATTATTCCGTCAGGAGCTCCCGCAACACTCACATTCCGACTACGGATCGGCAAGGTGATCACGCCGTTCACCGACACGCTAACCGTGAATATCGACGGCACGACGCTCACGACCTTTACTGAACCCGCTTCAGCGGAAACGTCATACACACTGCGGACATTTGATGTAAGCTCGTTCGCCGATGGTGCTTCTCACGCGATCCTGTTCACATACACGGGGACGACAACAGGCGCCTCAAACTTCACTGTCGATAATGTATCGCTGATCGCTGGCGGAGTTTGTTCGACGCCTACTCCTTCAAACACCCCAACAAACACGCCGACCGCAACTCCATCAGCGATGATCTCTGGAACCATTACTTACGGTAATGCGATCACAGGCCCGCCGCCGCCATTTGTTTCAAATGTTCTCATCAACGGAGTTGGTTCTGCTAACGTATCAACCACAACCGTCTTTCCTAACGGCAATTACTCGTTGAGCGGATTCGGAAGCGGCTCATATATTGTCACACCGTCAAAAACTGGCGGCGTTAACGGCTCAATAACTTCGTTTGACGCCGGAAGGATCGCACAGCACGTTGCCGGGATCATCGTCTTGAACGCCAATCAACTGATTGCAGCCGATGTCAGTGGAAACGGTTCAATATCGTCATTCGATGCGGCACAGATCGCTCGTTATACAGCGGCAGTTGCCGGGTCGGGATCGACCGGAAACTGGATATTTGTCCCGGCAAACAGAAACTACCCGAACATCACAGGAGTGTTGTCGGGCGAGGATTACGTTGCGTATCTTATGGGCGAGGTTTCTGGAAACTGGGCCAACACCGCAAGATAA
- a CDS encoding short chain dehydrogenase, protein MKIILIGASGTIGKRIYDRFAKKHEVVQASRSGGDVSVDITDAASIQKMYESVKGIDTVICVAGPAKFGAFSELTEEDFYVGIRGKMMGQVNLVRIGQKYLNDGGSFTLTTGILADEPVFGSVSLSLVNGAVNSFAKAAAQELPRGMRINVVCPTVVEDSAEAYAEFFPGFDPVSMDRVVNGYVRAVETRMTGEIIRIY, encoded by the coding sequence ATGAAAATTATTTTAATCGGTGCCAGCGGGACTATTGGGAAACGAATTTATGACCGTTTTGCCAAAAAGCATGAGGTTGTTCAGGCGAGTCGGAGCGGCGGTGACGTTTCGGTCGATATTACTGACGCGGCTTCGATACAGAAGATGTATGAGTCGGTAAAGGGTATCGACACCGTTATCTGTGTGGCAGGGCCGGCGAAGTTTGGTGCATTTAGCGAACTGACAGAAGAAGACTTTTACGTCGGCATTCGCGGCAAGATGATGGGACAGGTCAATCTGGTGCGGATCGGTCAGAAATATCTCAACGACGGAGGCTCGTTCACCCTGACGACGGGCATTTTAGCTGATGAGCCGGTTTTCGGCTCGGTTTCGCTGTCGCTGGTGAACGGCGCTGTGAACAGCTTTGCAAAAGCCGCCGCTCAGGAACTCCCGCGTGGAATGCGTATCAATGTTGTTTGCCCGACGGTCGTAGAAGACTCCGCCGAAGCCTACGCCGAGTTCTTTCCCGGCTTCGATCCCGTTTCAATGGACCGTGTCGTAAACGGCTACGTTCGTGCCGTCGAAACCAGAATGACAGGCGAGATAATTCGGATTTACTAA
- a CDS encoding 5'-nucleotidase, lipoprotein e(P4) family, protein MKLQRNIYTLALLACTVAATYFVTISTADDGLASAKAPDNTEYQAGATLFMQKAAEYRALTYQAYNLARWQLDADFDKKNVKKLPKADRKKPRAIMIDIDETVLDNSPGQANQIKNHIGFNSKDWDSWVMKRKAKAIPGAVDFLNYAASKGVKVFFVSNREESQKQATIDNLKSVGLNDVSTENVLLRQLDSENKPISTKEPRRLIILQKYRIVMFIGDNLDDHSDIFEKKSIIDRFAETDKAKDLFGKHYIMLPNAMYGTWENAIYEYGRLNDAEKAEKRAAALELP, encoded by the coding sequence ATGAAATTACAAAGAAATATTTACACGCTTGCTCTTTTAGCTTGCACGGTTGCGGCTACATATTTCGTGACGATCTCAACCGCTGATGATGGTTTGGCTTCCGCGAAGGCACCTGACAACACGGAGTATCAGGCGGGTGCAACGCTTTTTATGCAAAAGGCGGCTGAGTATCGAGCATTGACATATCAGGCATACAACCTAGCTCGATGGCAGCTTGACGCTGATTTTGACAAAAAGAACGTCAAGAAACTACCCAAGGCAGATCGAAAAAAACCGCGTGCAATCATGATCGATATCGATGAAACTGTCCTGGACAATTCGCCCGGCCAAGCAAATCAGATCAAGAATCACATAGGATTTAATTCAAAAGATTGGGATTCTTGGGTCATGAAGCGAAAGGCAAAGGCGATCCCCGGAGCGGTCGATTTTCTCAATTACGCTGCTTCAAAAGGTGTGAAAGTGTTTTTTGTTTCAAATCGAGAAGAGTCTCAGAAACAAGCGACTATCGACAATCTAAAAAGCGTCGGACTAAATGACGTTTCGACCGAAAATGTATTGCTTCGACAACTAGACTCGGAAAACAAACCGATCTCAACAAAGGAGCCTCGACGGCTGATCATTTTGCAGAAATATCGCATTGTGATGTTCATCGGAGACAATCTTGATGATCATTCGGACATTTTTGAAAAGAAATCCATCATTGACCGCTTCGCCGAGACTGATAAAGCCAAAGATCTATTCGGCAAGCACTACATAATGCTTCCAAACGCGATGTACGGCACCTGGGAAAACGCCATCTACGAATACGGTCGCCTAAACGACGCCGAAAAAGCAGAAAAACGTGCAGCGGCGCTGGAATTGCCTTAA
- a CDS encoding PKD domain-containing protein produces MTIRSIFIIGTFGLSLLQYGCGNQNSVNSSSSNYQNMATSSAGLMTSPTGIIEQNSNVRGDGAPLEEAKSSWKLMERCKHTPVDKIIARPTQGVAPLTVSFDGSTSYDPDKTKIVRWQWGINDGTDTLIDGKKVEHTFQKPGTYSILLTVTNQNGEKNSDCGHKESVKITVLELSDNSKTKK; encoded by the coding sequence ATGACAATCAGATCGATCTTTATTATCGGCACATTTGGTCTCAGCCTGCTTCAATACGGATGTGGTAACCAGAACAGCGTGAATTCATCATCTTCTAATTACCAAAACATGGCTACTTCTTCGGCGGGCTTGATGACATCGCCAACGGGAATTATCGAGCAGAATTCAAATGTCAGAGGTGACGGGGCGCCTTTGGAAGAAGCCAAATCCAGCTGGAAACTTATGGAACGATGCAAACATACTCCAGTTGATAAGATAATAGCCAGACCCACACAGGGAGTCGCTCCTTTGACGGTTTCTTTTGACGGTAGTACCTCATACGACCCAGACAAAACAAAAATTGTTAGATGGCAATGGGGTATCAACGATGGCACAGACACATTAATTGATGGGAAGAAGGTTGAACATACATTTCAGAAGCCCGGCACGTACTCCATACTTCTTACCGTGACAAATCAAAATGGTGAGAAAAACAGCGATTGTGGACATAAAGAGTCTGTAAAAATAACAGTTTTAGAATTGTCAGACAATTCAAAAACAAAAAAGTAA
- a CDS encoding SDR family oxidoreductase, with the protein MRTLVTGGAGFIGSHLCERLLNEGNEVICLDNFFTGRKANISHLFDNRAFELVRHDVTEPILLEVDQIYNLACPASPVHYQYNPIKTVKTNVMGTLNMLGLAKRVEARILQASTSEVYGDPVEHPQTESYWGNVNPIGLRSCYDEGKRVAETLMMDYHRQGQVDTRIVRIFNTYGERMLENDGRVVSNFIVQALRGEELTIYGSGEQTRSFCYVSDLVDGFIRLMNATGDDIHMPVNLGNPGEFTMNELAEEVGKTIGKPIQIKYLPLPQDDPKQRQPNIERAKSLLGWSPTIPLAEGLKKTVAYFASVVNAK; encoded by the coding sequence ATGCGTACTCTAGTCACCGGCGGGGCCGGTTTTATCGGATCGCACCTGTGCGAACGCCTTCTAAATGAGGGCAATGAGGTTATCTGTCTCGATAATTTTTTTACGGGGCGCAAGGCTAACATTTCGCATTTGTTCGATAACAGGGCATTTGAGCTTGTCCGACATGATGTTACCGAGCCGATCCTGCTTGAGGTCGATCAGATATACAATCTCGCATGTCCCGCTTCGCCCGTCCACTATCAATACAATCCGATCAAGACCGTCAAAACCAATGTCATGGGCACGTTGAATATGCTCGGGCTCGCGAAACGCGTCGAGGCGCGTATTCTGCAGGCTTCGACATCCGAGGTTTATGGCGATCCGGTCGAGCATCCGCAAACTGAGAGTTATTGGGGCAATGTAAACCCGATCGGCTTGCGAAGCTGTTACGACGAGGGCAAACGGGTCGCGGAAACGCTGATGATGGATTATCATCGCCAAGGCCAAGTTGATACACGCATCGTCCGTATTTTCAACACTTACGGCGAACGCATGCTCGAAAATGATGGCCGTGTCGTATCAAATTTTATTGTTCAGGCATTGCGCGGCGAGGAATTGACGATCTACGGCAGCGGTGAACAGACGCGTTCTTTCTGCTATGTCAGCGATCTGGTTGACGGCTTTATCAGGCTGATGAACGCAACCGGTGACGACATTCACATGCCCGTAAATCTTGGCAATCCGGGCGAATTCACTATGAACGAACTCGCCGAAGAAGTCGGTAAAACTATTGGCAAGCCAATTCAGATCAAATATTTGCCATTGCCCCAAGACGATCCGAAGCAGCGCCAGCCGAATATCGAACGTGCAAAGAGTTTACTAGGCTGGTCGCCTACGATCCCGCTTGCTGAAGGACTGAAGAAGACCGTTGCGTACTTCGCTTCTGTCGTCAATGCCAAATAA
- a CDS encoding roadblock/LC7 domain-containing protein has translation MANSPFILQEHQFQRLKSVLARLCVECAARVVFLIDRDGQPIAFHGDINGMDTTSFSSLAAGNVAATHSMGQLIGEDAFPSVFHEGERESIFINIIGRSLLVTVFDERSTLGLVKIRTKRCSYDIAAILDEATRDSAAYHLNQNSFFSEITDEDIDSLFS, from the coding sequence ATGGCAAATTCGCCTTTTATTCTACAAGAACATCAGTTTCAAAGACTCAAGAGCGTCCTGGCCCGACTTTGTGTCGAGTGCGCCGCTCGCGTAGTATTTTTGATCGACCGAGACGGTCAGCCGATCGCTTTTCACGGCGATATTAACGGTATGGATACGACGAGCTTTTCCTCGCTTGCGGCGGGAAATGTCGCGGCCACGCACAGCATGGGCCAGCTCATCGGTGAAGACGCTTTTCCGTCAGTCTTTCACGAAGGTGAGCGCGAAAGTATCTTTATCAACATCATTGGCCGCAGCCTGCTCGTCACCGTTTTTGACGAACGCTCGACATTAGGGCTCGTCAAAATTCGCACAAAAAGATGCAGCTACGACATAGCCGCCATTCTCGACGAAGCTACAAGGGATTCGGCCGCCTATCATTTAAACCAAAATTCGTTCTTCTCCGAGATCACGGACGAAGACATCGACAGCCTTTTTAGCTAA
- a CDS encoding tRNA (cytidine(34)-2'-O)-methyltransferase, producing MFHIALYEPEIPPNTGNIARLCAATFTELHIVGVTGFRMDNRELKRSGLDYWNEVKLHRHIDMDELYASLPESRFVYLTTKSDLPYTEWQFRDNDCLVFGPETRGLPEDLLRANWERCLTIPMSNNNVRSLNLATSVGIVLYEAIRQTTK from the coding sequence ATGTTTCACATCGCACTATACGAACCTGAGATACCGCCGAACACCGGCAACATCGCCCGGCTGTGCGCGGCTACCTTTACCGAACTCCACATCGTCGGCGTCACAGGTTTTCGTATGGACAATCGCGAACTCAAACGCTCGGGCCTCGACTATTGGAACGAGGTAAAACTGCATCGTCACATCGATATGGACGAACTGTATGCGAGTTTACCGGAATCGCGTTTTGTTTACCTGACGACCAAATCCGATCTGCCGTACACAGAATGGCAGTTTCGCGATAACGATTGTCTCGTATTCGGGCCCGAGACGCGCGGATTGCCGGAAGACCTTCTCCGTGCAAATTGGGAACGATGTCTTACGATCCCAATGTCAAACAATAACGTCCGCAGCCTCAATCTCGCGACCAGCGTGGGCATTGTCCTTTACGAAGCCATCCGGCAAACAACAAAATAA
- a CDS encoding fasciclin domain-containing protein, which translates to MKLLLTFAMAASMAVMSACGGMTANNTAAPANTAPKMASANTNTNTAPAPAEGPMVGGAAMLKTKDIIDNASNSKDHTTLVAAVKAAGLVDTLKGAGPFTVFAPVNAAFDKLPKGTVDTLLKPESKKALTGILTYHVVPGKMDVAAIIKGIEEGKGKFTMKTVAGGTLTATMEGKDVTIADEKGGKSKVTIADVMQSNGVIHVVDSVLMPK; encoded by the coding sequence ATGAAATTATTACTAACTTTTGCAATGGCCGCATCAATGGCGGTTATGAGCGCTTGCGGCGGGATGACGGCTAATAACACCGCGGCACCTGCCAACACCGCACCGAAAATGGCTTCGGCAAATACTAATACAAACACCGCACCGGCACCCGCCGAAGGCCCGATGGTAGGCGGAGCTGCGATGTTAAAAACGAAAGACATTATCGACAATGCCTCGAATTCAAAAGACCACACAACACTTGTTGCAGCGGTAAAGGCTGCCGGATTGGTTGATACTCTGAAAGGAGCAGGGCCATTCACAGTTTTTGCTCCTGTAAATGCCGCGTTCGACAAATTGCCGAAAGGAACCGTCGATACGCTTCTCAAACCTGAAAGCAAGAAAGCGCTGACGGGAATCCTGACCTACCACGTTGTTCCGGGCAAGATGGACGTTGCCGCAATAATCAAAGGGATCGAGGAAGGTAAGGGCAAGTTTACGATGAAAACGGTCGCTGGCGGAACGTTAACAGCCACCATGGAAGGCAAGGATGTGACCATCGCCGACGAGAAAGGTGGCAAATCAAAGGTCACAATTGCCGATGTTATGCAGTCAAACGGTGTGATTCACGTTGTTGATAGTGTTTTAATGCCTAAGTAG